Genomic window (Vampirovibrionales bacterium):
AGCTCACACCAATGGGCATACGTGGTGCTGGATTTGTTTCCGATCAATCGATTTGGATCAGCAAACACAAAGCGGATATCCAGCTCTGGATATTGGGCCTGAATTAACCGGTGTTTCTTACGATCCGTTGAAGTAAATTCACCCTTGAGTTCAACAATGATCCCGTTGGAAAGTACGATGTCCGGGACATAACGGCGTTTTGGTTGGTAGGGA
Coding sequences:
- a CDS encoding endodeoxyribonuclease: MIPTFNQSFEQRIQQELAAKKAAFLLEPFAVPYQPKRRYVPDIVLSNGIIVELKGEFTSTDRKKHRLIQAQYPELDIRFVFADPNRLIGNKSSTTYAHWCELFGFRYAALHIPGSWLQEPYKRLPQFKKD